The genomic interval ttgtttatcatcatgagacggagtgtcacgcgcaagaaccaggtccctaggtctaaggtcaaggtcacacttagaggtcaaaggatacaagaatgaaaactttgtccggagcatatcttcttcatgcatagagggattttgatgaaagttggcacaattgttcatcatcatgagacggagtgtcatgcgcaagaaccaggcccctaggtctaaggtcaaggtcacacttagaggtcaaaggatacaagaatgaaaactttgtccggagcatttcttcttcatgcatggagggattttgatataacttggcacaaatgttcaccaccacaagacggagtgtcatgcgcaagaaccaggtccctagtctaaggtcaaggtcacacttagaggccaaaggtcagatacaagaatgactgtccgaagcatttcttcttcatgcatagaggattttgatgtaacttggcacaattatacaccatcatgagacgaagtgtcatgcgcagttcccttctttagaattactaccccttttttgttactataaatagcttatattttaactttttcattactagacgtagggaaaaaaacgagaccacttttctgtagtacaacatgcatgttacatccaattttgaggtgtattttgaccaatctctactggtaaggatttttgtgtggacttacaattttttttttttaattttttttttttttttttttaaagattaacttcccttagttgttactataaataacttatattgtaacttttttataattgaccgtagggaaaaaccaagaccacttttctgtggtacaacatagttgttactttctaattttaggtgtattttaaggtatctctacctggtaaggagtttttttgtggacttagaaaaacaaaagaattacaatgattactaaacaaccataaaattaaaattacatctgcaaatacaggtgctagagtaaagaaatttgctgtgacgggcgtatattgtgacattctggcactcttgttttaaatgttaaaggaatgagttgaagtctgatcgattcccgattcaggcagtgccttatttcatattatcatgataaagacttatacaagttttcaaccatttacattaaatactttttgagcgaggtgcatcacaaggtgaaaatgtacatttttgactatttcaggggccataactctgaaaatagggggcaaatctaaatgaaaaataggaggtacgcaagttcatatcattaagactcctgcaaggtttcatgaatctatatgaaATGCTTTTTCAGCtagacgtgtcacaaggtgacaatgtgcatttttgactatttcaggggccataactttgaaaatagggggcgaagccagatgaaatataggagatgcgcaagtttatatcatgattaagactcatgcaaggtttcatgaatctatatcaaatactttttgagctaggcatgtcacaaggtgaaaatgtgcatttctgactatttcaggggccataactctgaaatagggggcagaggcagatgaaaaataggaagtgcgcaacttcatatcatgattaagactcatgcaaggtttcatgaatctatatcaaatactttttgagctaggcatgtcacaaggtcaaaaatgtgcattttttactatttcaggggccataactctgaaaatagggggcagagcctaATGAAAGATAGGAGgtgggcaagttcatatcatgataaaggctcatgcaaggtttcatgaatctatatcaaatactttttgagctaggtgtgtcacaatgtaaaaatgtgcatttttgactatttcaggggccataactctgaaaatagggggcagagcctaATGAaagataggaggtgcgcaagttcatatcatgataaaggctcatgcaaggtttcatcaatttatatcaaatactttttgagctaggcatgtcacaaggtgaaaatgtgcatttttgactatttcaggggccataactctgaaaatagggggcaaagccagatgaaaaatcagaggtgcgcaagttcatatcatgaccaagactcatgcaaggtttcatgaatctatatgcaaggtttcatgaatctatatcaaatactttttgagctaggcgtgtcacattttttactatttcagaggccataactctgaaaatagggggcagagcctgACGAAAAATatgaggtgcacaagttcatatcatgataaagactcatgcaaggtttcatcgaTTTATATCAAATCCTTTTCgtgctaggcgcgtcacaaacttcagACAGCCGGACGCaaggacggacaagaccaaatctatatgccccctccactcatgggggtgggggggcacaaaaacaccTTACACTATTATTTCTGTGTAATACTCTCGGCAATCCGATATCATTTATTTCAGTGTCATTAATTGAATCAATTAAACAATTAGTGGCCAATTAATTTGCATATGTTGATGTCGTAACCATGTGATTTGAAGGAGAGGCTAGCTAGCATGTCGTCTGCACATTTCTTTAATAAGTAAACAGTTTTACATGAATAAgttgaactttattatatttatttataaaatactgcATAAAATTTCCAGAACATTAAATGTAAATGTCATATATAGCTGTCGATAACTGTATCCGGATGTCGATAACTATGTCAACAAGGGAGATCGATTTTTTGAACGTCATAACGTGGACATATCACAGTAACCAGGAAATACCTTTCCAAAGGGCCAATCAAAAAACGTTTTACATAATAGGATAGATATTGCAATAAGTAAACAAGGAACGTAATTTGTGTACTTATATTTAGATTAAACTGTCCATAACTGTGTCACCTGCTCTACTCCAATTCCCTGTCTGTGCTTTAAAACTGTATGAATAAACTTACCAACTAAGGATGATCTGACAACCATTTGTCCTCATGTCTGACGAGTGTATACATATACATGTGTATGTGTTAGAACTATGCCCAGGTACTGAGTTCCCCTAGTACAGCAGGTGTCACACTCTGTTGCTGCCGATGTATTGTCAAAGTAAGCTGAGCCTGCAACACAAAGAAGTCAGTTCAAACAACTATCAATTCTTGACTTGAAAAAATAAGTAGTAAGACCTGATACCTTATGGTTCTGGTTGATATCTTTATGTTTGGTATGTGTGTAACATCATACTTCAGCATCCATATCCATcaatgtttaaagtttgaaactttgatttatatataagaatggcaaatatttcatttgccAATGCAATGTCTACAGCATATTTTATGAGCCATCATTAATTGCACATTTCTGCAAAGTTTCATTGCAATTTATGAGTATTTGACGATGCCAGAGCAAAATGGAAATTTAGCATTTTAATCTTTAATTCTAATTTTGATCAATATGGACCCATGAGTTATTCAGTTATGTCAGATAACCTGCCAAGTGTTCTGCATTCATTGAGCATCTAAGAGTCACAGACAATTAGAGGTGGAGTTTAAAATACTTTAATGTATTCTATGTAATACTTAGGGGAACATTCCCTCTTTGCATTCTCTTTACTGGCAGTCAAGAGATATACCTGCTAAATAATTTGCAACATTACTACATACGTAACTCATCAACCTAGAAATTCTATCGTGAAAATACACGTTTTAGCACAGTACAGAAGTATtttatcaaagcactgaaagtactcgaggatcgattgtctctgaacaacacagattgtacacATTATGTGTAGATATCAGAGGAACATTTTCCAGTATACAAATGTACTCAAAGTTTGACATTTAACCATATAtgtgaactttacttttgatGTAGGAACACATGTGTTTGCCTTTTGCATTCAGTAATCATATTTGAATGGTAACCAGTAAGTAGATTTTagcaaaactgaactgaaaattcaaaGCTTGCACAACAGGTAATTTTAAGTTAAACGTACTTTTTGTGAAATCAAATTCAATATCTATTTATTGTCTGTAAACAATGTTATTGTTGAATGTAacaatacaaacatattaaagctatgtatagcttttgactttCGTATATTGGGGTGGGGGTTACACTATAATTCTATTTCGTTGAGAAATAAAATTTCGTCTAAAATGAGTATGTACTTCGCGCATGCGCAATCAGTGTGCTTCCACTTCATGGCGCATACAGTCTACGCGTAGCGTTGACAATTTCTTAAATCGCCGATATTTCCACGACTTCCACCCGTACGGTGATATTTATGGTGTGGATTTTGAGTGTTCAGTTTATAAATCGTGCGTGGCACGTTATTTTTGCAAACTTTTCTATATTCAgtgatatttttgtgttattttcactGCACGTGGTGCGGTACACTTagtgtcattagttttcacgatatGGCCGACTCGGCAAAAGACTCGAAATCCGAGAAAAAAGGACacgaaaatactaaaaataaatcTAGTTCCTCTAAgggtaaagcgcctttgaaaaaAGTACCCGATGATGGAAATAACAGTGTTCCCGATGATTTTTCAACTTGGAAAAATCTACAAGAAAATGCAATTCTTGAATGTCTTAAATCTATTCAGTCTTCTCAGACTGCCTTGGTGAAACGCATTGATGATATCGAAAAATCTTTCGATTACAGTGAGGATTATGATTTTGACCAAGATTTAGACTTTCGTGACAGTGGTAATGCACCACCTGCTAAAAGATTTCGGACGGAGTCCGACCATGATTCACAGACATCAGCTTGTGGCAATGATTTAAATAGCACATCAGTCAGCAGATTTTCTAGCCTTGTTAACAAATTCCAACTAACTGAAACAACCAGCTCGGATGTTGACTCTGTGTTGGCAGATATTGTTTTTGAATTGTTCAGAAAAGGCATGAGTGaggaacattttgataaaatgacaaaagaCGAGAGCTCAGCTCGGCCTTCAAATTGTGAAGCACTTAGTGAAGTAAGACTAAATAAGTTAATTTGGGACGTAGTTTCAAGTAGAGCCCGAACAAACGACAAAAAActtcaaaacattgaaaaatcTATTGTAAAAGCTGGTGTTTTCCTCACCAAGACCATGGATAGAGCTGCAAAATTTGAGAAAGTTCTGACTGAAAATGATATGACTGATGTTGATATGACTGGTTTAATAGAAGGCTGCAATGATGCACTAGCTTTGATTGGCCATGCCAATTACCAAGTCAATATGGCACGAAGGGACTTTTTAAGACCTGAACTTCGAGCAGAATATACCCACTTGTGCTCTCATTTGCTGCACTTCACATCAGAGCTCTTTGGCGATGACGTTTCAAAGACTGCCAAAGAAATTGAAGATTGCAACAAAATGGGCAATAGAATGCACCAGAGTCAGTTTGTAAGAGGCAGATACAGAGGACGTGGCCAGTTTAGAGGCCAGTTTCGTGGTGGTCGTTGACCAGCCTATGGTTATGGTAGAGGTCAACCCAGATTTGGCCAATCAGTCGAGCCAAAAAACTTGGTTCGCAGAGGAGCAAGGAAATAAACACCAATCAGGTAAGTTCAGAATTTATAGCTGGTAGACTGGAACATTTTGTCTCCAAATGGGAACAAATAACAAATGACCCTTGCATTCTAGACATAGTAAAGAATTGTCACATTGAATTTATAGATGGCGTGGAACCGTCACAAACCACTCCAGTTCAAGAGAGTCATTTTAGTACCAGTGAACATTTGATAATTGAATCTGAAATCAAAAAATTATTACAGATGCAGGTCATAAAAGAAGTGACTTATACAAAAGGTCAATTTATATCTCcaatttttctcaagaaaagaaaaatggagAATACAGGCTAATTCTCAATCTAAAagaattaaacaaatttattccgtaccatcatttttaaaaaggATACTTTTGAAACAGCTGTCAATCTAATCTCAAAAGATATGCTGATGGCCAGCATCGATATTCGACATGCTTACTATAGCATAAAAATAGCTGAAGAACATCAAAAATTCTTACGATTCACATTCAGAGACAAAATGTTTCAGTTTCGAACAATGCCGAATGGTTTGGCTCATGGGCCATTGATTTTCACACTCCTCCTAAAACCTGTATATGCTTTTTTAAGAAATCAAGGCCATATAAGTACTGGCTTTATAGATGACAGTCTGTTGGGAGGAAACTCAGTGCAAGAATGCATTGACAACATCTGTGATACAAAAAATTTAATGACCAGTTTAGGATTcctaataaacaaagaaaaatcaatTCTAGAACCAACAAAAACTATCAGACATTTAGGAAATATGATTGATTCAGAACAAATGATTGTGTATCTGCCTGATGACAAAAAAGATCAGATTGCAAATGAATGTTATAAATTATATCTCAGTCACAGGGCCACTATCAGACAAGTAGCGAAGGTCATAGGCCTCTTAGTGGCATCATTTTCAGCTGTAGAATATGGCAAACTTTTCTATAGAAAACTTGAAAGAGCTAAAGCTAATGCCCTTCGAGAAAATAGGGGTGATTTTGAttcttacatgtacatatcaatTAGCATGAAACAAGACCTTCAGTGGTGGTTCAATAATATTCACAAACAAATTAGACGTTTGCACAAAGGGAATCCTGATCTCGTCATTCAGACTGACAGCTCGCACCTAGGTTGGGGTCTGGTTTATGAAGGGAATGAAATAGGTGGTAGATGGACAAATGAAGAAAAAGCATTACACATTAATGTCCTAGAACTGAAAGCAATTTTATTTGCGCTAAAAGCTCTGGCTGATAAAATTTCTGACAAACACATAAAAATTTTATCAGATTCTACTACGGCAGTGTGCTATGTCAATAACTTCGGTTGTTGTAAGTCATTTGCCTGTAATGAAGTCAGTAGAGATATCTGGTTATGGTGTCTGCAACATAATGTATGGTTATCATGTGCCCATGTGGCAGGGAAAGATAATGAAGCAGATGCTCCCTCAAGACAGTTCAGTGACAATACTGAGTGGGAAATCAGAAatgacattttttgtaaaattgtaagATTTGGCAGACACCCACCATTGATTTGTTCGCATCTAGACTTAATCATAAGGTCCAAATGTATTGTTCATTTAAACCAGACCCTTGTGCTAAATTCATAGATGCATTCAGCATTGATTGGAGTGCTTTTACATTGATATACATTTTTCCTCCTTTCAGTGTAATCGGTCGCTGCGTTTGGAAGATCCAACAAGACCAGGCTCAAGCAATAATAATTGTACCACTAAGGACCCAACCCAGTCGTGGTTCCCTGTTGTATAAAAAATGCTGACAGACAGACCAAGAGTAATTCCCAAAAGCAAAACTCTACTGAAAATGCCACATTCAGACCAAATTCATCCTCTGTGGAGAAAAATGAATATGATAGCTTGTCGTGTATCAGGAACTCCTTCCGAAGCAGAGGTCTTTCTAGCAAGGCAACCTCTATACTCCTTGCATCATCGCGACAGTCAACTAGAAAAGGATACAAATCATACATTAACAAGTGGCTTCTTTTCTGTAGTCAACAAAAGGTTAGTGAAACATCTCACTCTGTGAATGACATAATTGAATTCTTGACGTATCTATATGATAAGAGTCTAGGATATAGTGCCCTTAATACAGCCAGGTCAACTTTATCTGCATTGGGAATCAGCATAGAGTCATTTTCTGCCGGTCAGCATCCTTTGGTAATACGCTTCCTGAAGGGAATATACAACATCAGGCCGCCTCAGGCACGTTATTCTAACATTTGGGATGTAAATTTGGTACTACAATACCTAAGAAAATTGTCTCCAGTAAGAACTTTAACTCTCAAGGACTTAACATTAAAATTGGTTACCTTGATGGCTCTTACAAATGCAGCCCGTGTACATAGTTTACATTTACTGACTATCAGCTCTCTAAGTAAGACGAGCTCTGaatttgtcatatattttgaGGGATTACTTAAGCAAAGTCGTCCAGGTGAACAGTTCTCATTCATGCATTTTAAAGCGTATCCGCCAGATAGGCGACTATGTGTTTATTTTGTGATAAAAGAATATCTTATACGAACAAGAACTTTAAGGAATTCTGGAGATACTAGATTTTTTATAAGTTATGTGAAGCCACATAAAACAGTCTCTAAGGACACCATTGCAAGATGGATCAAGACTGTAATGTACCGTGCTggaataaatgtaaatgaatttggGCCACACAGTATTCGAGCAGCAGCAACTTCGAAAGCCCAATCTAAAGGAATACCTGTAGAAGACATTATTAAACAAGCCGGATGGTCTAATGCAGGAACATTCCAGAAATATTATAACAAACCTATAACGAAGAAGACATTTGAATCGGCAGTTTTGCAGACATAATGGTAAGACATAACAACATTGTTCTCTATCATACTACCATATTCGACGTGTGTCCCTTTAAGCTAATTCAGTACTGGCCAAAAATGATGATAATCTCATTATTATACGACAGGCATTTATATGAATAGAGACATTTACGCGTATGCTTTCCATTACTTCACTTGCTCGTTCGTCTCGGTCTgatatattttctgattttccGTGTTAAAATCTCATTTTAGACGAAATTTTATTTCTCAacgaaatagaatttaaaaattaGACGAGACTTACCTGTAAGTTGAAGTATAATTTGAATTCTATGAGTTAGAAATAAAAGGAGGTCTAAAATCCCTCCACATCCCACCCTGAACTCATAGAATCAAATTTACTAAGGCAAGAAAAAACTTTATTACTCTGCTGTGCAGAATCACATTTGTTATAATGTAACTTAATTGCATGTCATGATCTTATTTCCAGATTATAGCAATAACTAACGTAGGTTATTAAACATACATTGCTAGCTATTGCTCGGAAAACCAGAAAATAGAGTTAAAAACTGATTGCGCATGCGCGAAGTACATACTCATTTTAGACCTCCTTTTATTTCTAACTCATAGAATTCAAATTATACTTCAACTTACAGGTAAGTCTCgtctaatttttaaattttcctacatggtgtaagaagcattcttacatCGAAATATGGAGAGGATTTAGCAAATTGTTgtaaaacttaaaatacaatatcattaaaattcaaaacaaatgtatacacattattatgataaagtgaaaatgtatgGTTATGCCTACATGTATTTTCCTCCATCTATTTTATTTCTAGAAATTGAGACTCAAGAAAAATTAATCCaaaaattaaattcttcaacCAAATGCAAGCTTAAGAAATTACctatgtaattattttgaaataggatgagAATATCATTTCTTCATAAATACTGTTTAGTCTGTTGTGCAGCATTTTCTTAACCTTTAGTTCTCTTGTCAAACTAGAAAACTAGAAATACTTCAGTCAAACTGGTAAacaaggtcatcaagacaaacattctgatcaattcccaggagtttcaaacttaaaattaggtctctagagtgttaacaagctttacctttgatttgacttagtgacctagtttttgatcctacctAAACCAAATTGAACCTTAATCTAAAGATCTTCCAGATttacattctggccaagtttcattaagatatggtaggcataggaaatagagatcaatataattacacctttactaatcctaccaggtgttctgtattacaaaagtggatctattgtgacattttgatacaaacaaaactgtattatctgcactattatttacctactggtacttcgttttattattggcttgttaaaagttaattttttaccatatgtaagttgacagaatcataggaaccatgtcttgaggggtaaatcaaacacaaatgaataaatccttaatgattttgttgtgcaaaaaagtatggaattgtgtcttaaacagttttcattttccactcaattgtgtaattgcaagggaagtaaactaatagatctctacttataagtactagcccaaggcaagagttgtcattctttgtggatcacaactttaaattaaaaattaaaacttctgttattgatattaacaaaactatcataaacttcacatttgtgaaatcatttttggttatttcaaggacttagaaattaatttctagactttatttaatgtaattctatcattgaaaattttagggcctatctctagatatggtcataaatgtggcctctagagtgttaacaagctttacctttgatttgacctggtgacctagtttctaactccacttgacctagatttaaacttgaccttaagatcatcaagattaacatactgaccaagtttcattaagatatggccatgaatttggcctctagagtgttaagtagcttttcctttgatttggcccagtgacctagttttttaccccacctgacccagattagaacttgaccgaaaaatcatcaagattaacattctgatcaagtttcattaaaatatggacataaatgtggcctctagagtgttaactagtttttcctttgatttgacctggtgacctagtttttgaccccacatgacccagattcaaatctgacctgaagatcatcaagattaacattctgaccaagattcatgaagatacaatcataaatgtggcctcttcagtgttaacaagcttttccttagatttgacctggtgacctagtttttgaccccagataacccaatatctaactcgtccaagattttattgagagtaacattctgaccaagtttcattaagattagaccaaaattgtgacctctagagtgttaacaagcttttccttagatttgacctggtgacctagtttctgatcccagatgacccaatatcaaactcgtccaagattttattgagggcaacattctgaccaagtttcattaagattgggccaaaattgtgacctctagagtgttaacagtcaaattgttgacgacggacgactgacgatggacgactgTCGACGAtagacgacagacacagggcgatcacaaaagctcacctttgagcacttcatgctcaggtgagctaaaaaagttcaATGTTAAATTCAACATATTCCAAAATACTTTTATGTAGTATTTTAACTAAATGAAATTAAACAGTATGAAAACATTACTTGTAAAATCTAAGAGTAGAATTGGGTCTTAGTTGTTCATCCAACTCATACGGTTCTGCATCAGTAATATACTTTGACTTTCTTGTTCTGTTTGTTATGAATCCATACTTAGTTGACCTCTCATCAATATCGACAAGGTTTGAGCACTGGTGTTCCAGTCGGTAGGCATCCTTGCTCAGTGCATACTGAAAGTTGGACAGTCTCCTTGTTGAGATGATGGGAAACATTCCGTCTGTGTGTGGAACTTGGACAGTCAGACGGACAGTATTGGGGTGGTCTTCATCATCTGGTcctataaataaatttgaattgtttaTTCAAACAATGCAAGTAGAACTTTGACAATCATATAAACAGTACTGGGTTGATACATTATTTCTGAAAGTATAAACAGATCTGGCTTGTGTATTATCAGAGGGACATATACATTA from Mercenaria mercenaria strain notata chromosome 2, MADL_Memer_1, whole genome shotgun sequence carries:
- the LOC128555112 gene encoding uncharacterized protein LOC128555112, with protein sequence MADSAKDSKSEKKGHENTKNKSSSSKGKAPLKKVPDDGNNSVPDDFSTWKNLQENAILECLKSIQSSQTALVKRIDDIEKSFDYSEDYDFDQDLDFRDSGNAPPAKRFRTESDHDSQTSACGNDLNSTSVSRFSSLVNKFQLTETTSSDVDSVLADIVFELFRKGMSEEHFDKMTKDESSARPSNCEALSEVRLNKLIWDVVSSRARTNDKKLQNIEKSIVKAGVFLTKTMDRAAKFEKVLTENDMTDVDMTGLIEGCNDALALIGHANYQVNMARRDFLRPELRAEYTHLCSHLLHFTSELFGDDVSKTAKEIEDCNKMGNRMHQSQFVRGRYRGRGQFRGQFRGGR